Sequence from the Acropora muricata isolate sample 2 chromosome 10, ASM3666990v1, whole genome shotgun sequence genome:
gcaggCGACGTTTTTCAAGCACGGACGACAAccagaagtgagctgttttcatATTTAACTTGTCGTCACACCACcacatgtatatcaggcaccattttcAAGTATGAAAATTGGACGCCAAGGATGGCCAGAAatgcctttaatattggggaggtctgaaacccagtatgttgccatggaaatgaaattgttaagctcaaattgtggagcacatttagtagaatcttactgcaaagaatcaaacaattctgatacaaattggctgagatatcttttttcatcatatttgatcaaaacttggttgagtatacgACGTCATCAcgtggctaatttgcatattttaaaaacttgaatatctctggaacaaaacgagatatttgaaaataataaacagcTTGTTTCTtctcatacaggctacttgtttatgtttgaaaatgattttcGTTATAGTGGCACTTAAGTATCTTTCATTAGTAgcgacgattagtttgaaaatctgagagagtCCACTGCCCTGGCATGCGAAAAGCCTTCTCCTGGTTTCCGTCCGTGCCTcaaaaaacgtcgcttgctaaAGCTCTCTGTTGTTAAGTATGGTGTTGTAGAGTCGTCATAGTTTAAACGTAGGTAgccctattttttttcttttgatcttGACTcggcgaaaaaaaaataaaaaaaataaactccacTGCTCTTGCTTTCACGAAGTCAAACGCATGACCTTAGTTAGTTTGGAGTGTTTTGCAACCCGTTTGCCTTATTTGCAATTTCCAAGCTAGGGCCGGGtttacaaaattatttattgagACACTTTTAATTTTACAGAGGCTCGTCAACGCCAACAATTAGCTAAGCaacaaatgcaaatgcaacagaTGCAACAAATGCAACAGATGCAGCAGATGCAACAGTGGCAAAAGATGCAACAAAtgcaaaatttgcaaaaacTACAGAAAATGACGTCGCTTGTGGGAAGTTCCATTGGACGCCCAGGGATGCCCATGAATCGTTTACAAGGCGTTTCTAGTATGGCTGGTTCAAGAATAATGATGAGGCCGCAAGGGTCAATGATGATGGGTCAACCGCGTAAGTATAATTAGCAATCAAGAGGTCGGCGTAATCTGACTGCTATGTGATAATTAAAGAGGAAGAGTCATGCTGTCGGCCTTTTTTTCGTCATTTAGCAGATAACATGTTAAGATGGATAAAAAAGATCTCGTACTCGTACTAAATATTTCTGGCCTTTCTTACTGAAACCGTCAACTAGTGTCTCCAACTCTATATAAATTTGCTTGAACAGCGTtacatcttgaaaaaaaaaaaactaaggaaATCGAGTTTTTCCCATGGACTTCGCGAAAATATGCATCAACTTTTTCTTTATTCTGTTCTGTGGCGTATCGGTGaagtttggaaataaaaaaaaaggaacgtAGTAGAAATTTCGCCAAAATCTTTATATTCCCATGACAGTGTTTCTTCAAATAATCTAACTTTTTCTGTTGAAGTCATGGTTCTGGCGCAAGGTATTATCAGCTAGCGATTTAGATGTTTGACTGTCGTAACGGCTGATTATTACAACAAGCGCGTCGCAGAATAAAGTTTTTTATTCGTCCTTATGTCGCGTCCTCATGCAAGACTAATCCAAAGTTAAAAGCCCGTGAAAGAGATTGATCTCTAGCACTTCGGCAAAGAAAGATCAAAATATCATCTTGCCGTTTGAAATTTTGCATCGTATTACGGAAACATTTATCGCTTAGGTAAAGCTTTGCCTCTTTTTAGCTTTTCCTAGGGCTCCAGGAGTTCAAATGCGCCCATCAATCGCTCCTCAGGGGTCCATGCAGATGCGGCCTGGCATGCAGAGACCACCAACACGAAACTTCAGCCCTTCACCCCAGACAACCGTTGTGAGACGTCAAGGAGAGGGACCACAGCAACGTGGTGGTCCTCTTCAGAGAAAACCTTCTGCGATGGGAGCCACTCCTGCAGTCAACAGTAAGAAAGATTGGATgataattaaaagaaaaatttacaagtgagAACATAAAGGCCCCTATTACAACTGAGCTGTGATCTGAAAGCTTCAAGGTTTGGTTTTATTAGTGTAGCTTAGGAAGATGAAAGATCATCTTACCAGCTCAAAGAAGCCAGCCATTCCGAGAAAATGCAGACAGCTTTTACAATTCCTTGCCGTTTTGGCAGCGATATGTTAATGTTTTTTCATTGAGACCTCACAACTGACAAAGACCTTGAGTCGATTATGTGTTATCACTTACTTGGTTTCTGACTTTAATACATCCAGGAACACAAATGGCTCCAAAACAACCCCAACAAGTCACAGCAGGTAAGTTGGCATGTGAGATTTTCTTTCTGAGAAAGTTTTACTTATTTTACTTTCCGGCTTCTGTGACCGAGGAAAACAACGCCGTTCCCAAGGCTCTTTTCCTTCACTTAGGGACGAGACGATACGCCCCTAAGAGAGTGAAAAGAGCCCTGGGAACCAGCTTGCGAGGATAGGCATTCTAAAAGTACGAAATTTTAACACCCGTCAGTATgtcttttaaaagttttttcACGATCTCTGTTGctttatttgaatgaaaaaaatgtgtTACTTGTGTTAATTAAATCAAAGACgactaataattttattgttgcaaCCTTCATCAGCCCTGAAATCCAACGCGCGCAAGAaaatatgttaattttttttccattgagACCTCACAACTAAAAAAGAACTTGAGTCGTTTATGTGTTATCACTTACTTTTTTTCTGACTTTAATAGGTCCAGGAGCACAAGTGGCTCCACAACAACCCCAACAAGTCGCAGCAGGTAAGTTGACATGTGAGATTTTCTTTCTGAGAAATTTTTTACTTAATTTACTTTCCGGCTTCCATGACCGAGGAAAACAACGCCGTTCCCAAGGCTCTTTTCCTTCACTTAGGAACGAGACGATACACCCCTAAGAGAGTGAAAAGAGCCCTGGGAACCAGCTTGCGAGGAAAGGCATTCTAAAAGTACGAAATTTTAACACCCGTCAGTATgtcttttaaaagttttttcACGATCTCTGTTGctttatttgaatgaaaaaaatgtgtTACTTGTGGTTATTAAATCAAAGACgactaataattttattgttgcaaCCTTCATCAGCCCTGAAATCCAACGCGCGCAAGAaaatatgttaatttttttctattgaGACCTCACAACTGACAAAAAACTTGAGTCGTTTATGTGTTATCACTTACTTTTTTTCTGACTTTAATAGGTCCAGGAGCACAAGTGGCTCCACAACAACCCCAACAAGTCACAGCAGGTAAGTTGACATGTGAAATTTTCTTTCTGAGAAATTTTTTACTTAATTTACTTTCCGGCTTCTATGACCGAGGAAAACAACGTCGTTCCCAAGGCTCTTTTCCTTCACTTAGGGACGAGACGATATGCCCCTAAGAGAGTGAAAAGAGCCCTGGGAACTAGCTTGCTAGGAAAAGCATTCTAAAACTAGAAATTTTAACACCCGTCTGTATGTCTTTTAAAAGTTTCTTCACGATCTCTGTtgctttatttgcatgaaaaAATGTGTTACTTGTGTTAATTAAATGAAAGACGACTAATTAGTTTATCGCTGCAACCTTCATCAGCCCTTAAATCCAACGCGCGAGAGAAAAGCCATAATTATAATTAACTTGTTAATATTTGCGCCTAGCACCTGAGGCAGCCCAGGGCAAACCACAAAATCAAACTATACAATCAAAGGAAAAGCCAACGAAGGAGAAAAAGAgaggtaattttaattttatgcGACTGTAAGAAGTATCGTCGTTTACATGTCTAACATTGCTTTGGGTTGCCTGTGACCTGCATTGGAAAGCTAAAAGGAGGGTGGGGATGGATGATGAGCTTGTCATCTGCTGTGTTAGGGATTCCTCTACCCACACTGTGTCAACAGTCCCTCCGATTTTCAGTTGATAATATATTCctttaattaatttgcattgCATAAGAAATCATGCGATTACGTAGAACATGCATCTACTTGTTTCATCAAATTCACTTACCCGTTTCCTTACAACCAATCTTCCTTTTGCTACGGTTTGTAGGCTTTTTTTCATCACTTTTTAAGAGAAAGGCCAAAGAAAAGCCTTCGCCATCAGTGGAACCGAGTCCAACTCCATCAAAAACACAACCAGGTAACAACTTTTCGAAGACCAACACGGCTACAACAGGGAGTttaagggggtgtttacatgacacCGGGGCGACTTTCGCCCCGGGGCGAGTTCACTCCGGTTCCCTCTCATGgctctgtatttgtttacatgataccaccACAAAATGTTATGTCGGCGCGATTCAACCCGGCGTGAGTTCACCCCGGTTCTCGCACCGGGGCGAGAATTTCACTCCGGTACGAAATCTCGCAACAGTATCATGTAAACGCGAAACGACCACCCATTTCGGTGTGAAATCGGTCTGCCGGTAGACTGGAACGGGTACCGCATGCGTAACGTTTGCGATTTTGAACCAAACGTTTATTTTATCAACCTGAGATGTACCGTTAAATGAGAAGACATGAAATGACCCAGTCATCATGTAAACGCGATACCAAATCAAGAAGTCATCTCCGTGTGAAACTCGCGCCGGTGCGAGTTTTCTCATGTCAACACCCcctaagaaatgacgacgggaAGGGCAACCATAAATGCAAATGCACcgcaaatcaatgatttgattggttgaatgagaaaaaataattgttctgcacgtgcggcatgcttCTTATGCCACGttttgacgcagtctgccaaatgacgaagTGAAATATTCATACTTGAatttctgacgacaacgcgagctcgcagcagtaaatttgTCATTCTCTGCTTTTacgtgaaaaccattcgtgccaaggaagcgaaagtacacttcgTTTGTTTTGTACAAAGTGACCAACAAGGAACAACCATGAAacaacctaacgcaaagttctatttcaatGTGACTTTTTGCTTACAGCGGTCGTTGTATCCTCTTGAACTCCCTATTATTGAAAACTGAGGACACTGGATTGGGTTTGAGATTTACGTTTGAGATTTACGTCATGTTAGCCTTTgtttacaattacaattaaaCCGGAAAGAGCTTACAATAAAATATGGTACAAATGTTTGATAAGGCACTAGAAGGAGTAGACGGATAGGATAATGTTACCGTAGGAAAAATACAATAACTGAAAAGGTAGACATAAGTTATGAGGATTTATTAGAAAATATTTATTAGAAAAAAGCGGCAATTTACGTCTTCTTTTACTTTAACGTAAAGGTTGAAGAGTGTTACCTCTTCTAATGGGACATGCGTCTCTAGCTTTGCAATATGACTGTTTAAGTTCTAATGGAATCATTAGATGTCATTAGTGGTGTGAAAACAAGAAGGCAAGACAATCTTTTTTACTGAATTTACTTTTGCTTTACTCCCTTGGATCAGATTCAGTGAAACAACAGACACAAGCCCCAACACCTGTACCCCAGGAAGCGACTCCAACAGCACCACCTCCTTCTGCAGCACCACCTCCTCCTGCAGCACCACCTCCTCCTGCAGCACCAGCTCCCCAAGGAGCGCCGCCTACTGCTGCCCCATCCCCTCCAAGTGCCCCTCCTGCTCCTGCTTCCGTTCCGCCTCCACCAATGACTCAGTCTACTGCCCCACCAATGCAGGCTCCGTCTCCCGCAGCCGCCGCCGCAGGCCCCCCTCCTCCACCGCCACCACCGCCCCCACCTCCCCCTCCCTCATTGGATATGCCCTTCCCTGATAGTAGTGCCCCCATTAGCAGCAAAGGATTCAATGAGGCAAGCTCTGGGGGTGGGGGTCTTCTTGACAGCATACTGGCAGGACCACAGCTCAAAAAGGTAAATTATACTGTGACCTATGAGACAACAAGATTTTAAGAGACAAATATTACTTTAAAGTTGCTTAAAGACAGAAGCCCATAACCCATCAGTTCACGGTATTATCTGAATTTAGAATAGCTGCCCTGTCAAATAATGACTAATCCGATGATCGTTTCTAAGAATAGATTAGATTATGAAGTGATGGCCGCATTCCGTTGCAAATCCCGCCTTCCGGTTTATTCACTTTCGTCGAAGCATACCAGGCCAAGAACACGACAATGATAGAAACATTTTGAACTGGTTTATAGTGTGGGATGTGATAGATTTTGGCACAGTGGTTAGAAGAGTTTTCTTCGACCAATTTATCTCgagtttaaggacggtgcctactattgttattgcgcatacgttctgcgcatctccagatactcggatttcctatcgccagtgcttactaatacagggatattttttttGCGGTTTGAAACTATCCGgggaaagtagatcttagtaagtactcttggtatccgaaaagaaaattgggggtaaccatgcatttttgagagataattaagctttaatttgagaaagaacgccgtacattgctttgtattttaaagctttttacagatattattcatgaattatctttgaaaaatgcgtggttacccccaattttctttttggatatcaataggacttgtcaagatctacatttcttgcataatcacacaccggggaaaaaatatctttaattagtaggcaccgtccttaattccAGACTTGGTGTCAtttgtggattgagtttgttgcttttcttttctttgtgagTAGTTTTTCTCCAGGTATTCCGCTACACCCCCTTGTCCCTCATGAAAAAACCGAGGTTTTGATCTGTTTTAAATTGATTTGCCTTTCCAGTTGTGCAGTAAAGCATTTGACTATGCTTGATATTAGTATATCCTTATCATTTAAATAAAGCTGCGGTGATTATTATTAGACAATTTTGTGCTCATACGATGTAAAGTAATGGAGCTTACACTCTCTGGTCGCGAATTAGCGTATGTGTACGGCATTTAGTGTATGtgtctgtgtgtgtgtgtgcttAATTGACCACCCTCCTCAGGGGATTTTCACTCCCATAGTAAACCAAACAAGTTAGAAGATCTTAAATTCCGTCTGTGATGTTGCAGGTAGACAGATCAGCCGCTCCAAAACCACAAAAAGAAGAATTTACTGGAATGATGGGAAACTTAGCCAAAGCATTAGATGAACGACACAAAGTAATGCATTCATCAGGTAAGTGAGACGATGAACATTTGGAAATGCCATTGTAATCTGCTTAGGCTTTCTCCAGAAAGCAAGTGAGAgggggtggggagggggggTGGGAGGAGCTAGGAGCTTTTCTCTTTTCATCGCGCTCTCGTAAATACTGGAGAGAGCAAAGAGGCAGCGACAATAGTGGCAACTAAACGTCACTTCATCATTAATATGAATGGTGTAATGAACgcataatcgtgctacacgtgtaGCATGTACTTTAGGGAGTTTCTGTGCCGTTCGTAACAAAATAGCACCGTGAAATTGCTcgtatttgaatttttgaaaactAAAAGAACCTATTGTTATAAATCACCATTCTCTATTTTTAACTCCAAAACTACTCGTGTCAATTCAATCAAAGAATACTTCGCCTGCTTATGGTGAGAACAGGAAGTGGGTGGGGCCAATTCCTTTCACAGTGCACCGCAGTGTGTTCAGATctttcattttgtatttttgctTTCGGACAGCTTTTACCTAACGTACTTTTGTTTATTTCGCCTCTGTTCTTTAGAACTTAATGGAGATTGAATGGTcgtgaaaacaaatatttctcATGTTATAACGATTCTTAAGATTCTTTGACGTTACCATCGAATCCCCCGTTCGTGTCCATTATATCCCAAGCCGTGATGTATTGGTTCCAAGcacaaacaaattgaaaaaacattTGTTCAATTCGTAGATGAAGATGATTCTGATATGGACGACGAATTCTGGgaggatgatgatgaggagTTTTGGTCCGATTAATGGTCCATGGATCCAGACGAATCTACGTTTACTTGAGCATTAAATTGGAGTTTGATTCTAACCATGGTTTGGGTTGATGTCTTAAGTTTTCTTAGATCCGAGTGTTCTCTTCGTTTTAAGATTTCTCTCTTTTACGATGCCACAATGGAGTTTACGCCCTTTTTTAAGCACGCACGCACAATAGCTGGCCCTTTTAGAGAGCCCCACGTGATCATTggacatgtttttgttttgtgttattCTACTTTTTACCCAGACGAAAAGGGAAAGTTCAACTTCTGCAGGATTAGTTTGCACATAAATGCATGACGCTTCTTTGTCTAGGGACACAATTAATGACCACTGTGACGTCATGCGAAAAGTACCAATTGACTTCTCAAAAGGGGGAGTGGGGATAACCAAATGGACTGCACACTTTAATTTTCCTGTCTGCACACATTCAATTGAAGTGCTCTTTATTTACAAGCACATGCATGCTTAGGAAGCGAAAATGGTCAATAATCAAGGCCGCCACACTGCATTCGTCGTTGTAGTGTTTAATCTGTTGCAACGTACGAAGAAtatacaaaataaatttaacataGTACTCGCTCCTCGAATAAAGTTATACTTCCATGAAACTATCAGCGAGTTCCCATGAGAGGAAAAGCTTAACCTATGCTACAGGGAATACTGCCCTAATCTTAAGAAAGCGGAGCTAAAACcaagaaatatttcaatttcttgaaAGCTTCGAGATAAAATTTTTATCTACTACAAACTATACCTACGAAAACTCGAAGATTATCAAAACTACTACGATTATGTACTATTTTAAAGTTCTGATAAAAATCCAAACTTTCTTGTCCCAGGGACCGGCCCTACTGAATGTGgtagcaaaaaaaagaaatgtgtaAAAAATCGATAAAGAAATACTACAGAACACTGAACAACTAAATGAGCCAAGTTACTCTACATAATTATACTTATGAATTAACAGACTTCCTAATGGAAGTGTTCGACCTATAAATTACACATCATTTCATTGAAAAGCAAGTTCGTACAAAAGAACATTATAAACGTTTTCTCTACAAAATATTAACCACCACTGCAAAACAAAACTACCTTAAGTAAAACCTGATAAACAAGGacgaaaataaaacagtttcaTTCCAGTTGCGATGACTTCATTTGAATCTTACAGTAAACCACAAATCACACTTGAAGTGATGAGTCACAATTAAGACAAAGGGGGTATAACCTTTGAGGTGTTAAGTTTCAAAGTCCGTGTATATTTATAAAGCGATCAAACACTCTTCAGGAGCTTATTTTGACGGGttaagaaaatttacataccGGATATAATTATAGATAATTCCATTGTAGAATATACTGCGCTCGTCTCTCTATGAACACCACTGGCCTGATATCAATGCAGAAACAGTTCTCACTAGACGGgatgattttttttacaatagaGCAGCTACTCTAGCCAATAAGAACATACTGTGATAAGatgataaaccaatcagagaaCGACACGAATCATGCAAGCGCAAATCGCCTCAAACTGTTTTGGTTTTCACTGGTCGAGAAAGTGGCACCAAATTTTTTGGCATGACAACCGGGCGTAATCCAACGAAGGCACAACATTCGATCTGTATCACAGCTGTACACTTCCTACCTAACTCTACACATTTCTAAAATAGCATGTTTTCACTATCTTCAAGTTACTCTTCGGCAACTTTAAAGTAGTTTTATTTCTTCAGCAGAGAAATgtaattaattattgattttgtattgatttatcaattaattactatttacaaaaaaatataaaagaatGCATGCAACAAATTATTAAAGCTAGATATTCCAAGGCTGTTTAGAAAGAGTGCTTTGTAAAACTTGAAGTAAGACACCCTGAGTACCGTAAAATATTGAGGTTTGCGTTGAATTATTGaatattctgcaaaaaaaaagtttctctCTTAACGTCTTGAAAAATAATCAGTGGTTACAGCACGgctgtgaaagaaaaattcactAAAAAAACGTTTTACTGCGTAACGTCAATAAAATTTGCATCCTTCGTCTGCAGAAACATAAAGCAAGATTTTGTTACCGTAAGGCAGCTAATTCTGACAAGAAATGAGTGCAAACTTTCGAATAGCCTTGGTGCTCAACAGATATGATGCCAGCATCACAAACGCAACAATCCATTTTAACAAACATTATTTAAAGAAACTTTTAAATAATGAGATTTTCTCCACTGTGAACTTATTTGAGCATTTCAAATAATCTTAATTATTTTAACGAAACATTCACCAGCTGACTCATTATGTAATGCTGGCTAAGTGTTACATGAAAAGTCACTAAAACTAATACACATAACTTGTATTCCATGAAGCAGAAGCTAAATACACTACCATTAACCTTTTTACTTAACGCAAACCATACGCTGCATGAATGCTGCCATCAAGGCGTGGCCGCTTATGAGTGCCATCTTTGTCCAGCTCGCGTGGATCATCCCTGTTTGGAGTCAAACGCCGCTGGACTTGATACGGTGAAGTTGGGGAAATCGAGGAGTGGGAATTTGGCGAGGTGGAATCTCTTTCACCTGGCTCCGCTTTGATGTTCACTGATGACATACCCTGAACTACAGATGCATTTGGCACGGTGAGACGGCTTCCCAGTAAATTGGTAACTGGTACATTCCTAGTAATAACAGAGAGAAGCAATACAAGGCTGATACCATATACAAATTATAATAAATACAACTAAAAGTTtaattgttgaattttaaagTTATGAAAGTAGCACAAGAAGCCTTATGGAAGCGTGAAAACGGGTTTCTTCAGCTATGCTGTGCGGAGAACATGAAAGTGTACTCTTCTCTTCTattaaagtgcccctaacccttCAACTTGTGCAACTTGTGCAAAAAGCGTACAAATTTCACTAACTTCAACCACTCGTAAAAAAATCAGGGTtcaatatttttgaaaatgagttCTTGAAAGATGTGAAAATCtaccaaacaaaacaagttgAAGGGTTAGGGGCAATTTAATCTTCAATATAAGAATGTCAGATTAAAATGACGAGGAAGAAGTTGCTTGATTCTTTTAGGATTTGACAATGAAATATTAGTCTACTAACCCAGCTTGTAGCATATTCAGCTGTTGCTGAAGAAGAGCTTGCTGTTGAATGACTGACAATGCTCCTGGAAATTGTGCCAATTTCTGGGCAAGCGCCTCTGAGTTTTCCAAAGGAAACTCTGATGGCAGCCCAGAAGGTAAAGCAGAGGCAAAAGACGGTGGTGCAGCTGATGCCAAGTTGGGCGTTGCCATAGAGAGTATTGGTGTTGACAGTGACTGATTATCACCTGGCGTTTGCATAGGGAAAGAGTTCAGGGATATCACCGGAGTAGACAGAGGCTGATTGTCATGAGATGTTGCTACTGCCATCGCATGCCGATTAGAatgctggaaaaaaaataatggaagaaagaagttgaaaaatCAAACTGTGAACTGCCTTTAGTATTGCCTACCCCTTAACCCTAGCCCTAACCCATCTTCCACCAATAACTGCTCAATTTTCAAACTGTCTCTTACCATCTGCCCTGAAGGAGTTCTCGAGGGAATGTTGATCTTCAGGGGTGGCCTGTTAGGTGGTGGAGTCACTGCTTGCGGATGAGGAGAAACAGAATTTCGTCCACTGCTTGTTACACCAGGCGAGGCTGTAACAAAAGAACCATCATTTCTCTGAATGGGTCCAGGAGTGACACTTCGGTTTAATCCAGCGGCAGCAACAAGGTCTGACATGTTTTGTGTATttcctgaagaaaaaa
This genomic interval carries:
- the LOC136888307 gene encoding actin nucleation-promoting factor WAS-like; amino-acid sequence: MAAKKKHVVSDLLTDAENDTLREVLGYKRFSLATGVVQLFLALPKDRRTWVHILTGVVCLVKDGNAKSFFIKVVDVTNPENEWEQEIYKQFKYKTSTSTFHTFNAHDCRAGLNFCDEHEAAEFRAAIKERINEFKRKRQEARQRQQLAKQQMQMQQMQQMQQMQQMQQWQKMQQMQNLQKLQKMTSLVGSSIGRPGMPMNRLQGVSSMAGSRIMMRPQGSMMMGQPLMVKLCLFLAFPRAPGVQMRPSIAPQGSMQMRPGMQRPPTRNFSPSPQTTVVRRQGEGPQQRGGPLQRKPSAMGATPAVNRTQMAPKQPQQVTAGPGAQVAPQQPQQVAAGPGAQVAPQQPQQVTADSVKQQTQAPTPVPQEATPTAPPPSAAPPPPAAPPPPAAPAPQGAPPTAAPSPPSAPPAPASVPPPPMTQSTAPPMQAPSPAAAAAGPPPPPPPPPPPPPPSLDMPFPDSSAPISSKGFNEASSGGGGLLDSILAGPQLKKVDRSAAPKPQKEEFTGMMGNLAKALDERHKVMHSSDEDDSDMDDEFWEDDDEEFWSD
- the LOC136888563 gene encoding myocyte-specific enhancer factor 2A-like isoform X1; translation: MGRKKIQISRIGDERNRQVTFTKRKFGLMKKAYELSILCDCEIALIIFNSSTKLFQYASTDMDKILLRYTEYNEPHESRTNADIVEAISKKENKALPSPDDTEKHFVLTPRTEEKYNKINQEFDQMMKKNLLHPQQTSTSSDNFQTLPVSVPVSSNNISEDGYASQPGTTDSGVMMSSGMPVTSGGRITGEHMNGSYSRVNTPGITGNTQNMSDLVAAAGLNRSVTPGPIQRNDGSFVTASPGVTSSGRNSVSPHPQAVTPPPNRPPLKINIPSRTPSGQMHSNRHAMAVATSHDNQPLSTPVISLNSFPMQTPGDNQSLSTPILSMATPNLASAAPPSFASALPSGLPSEFPLENSEALAQKLAQFPGALSVIQQQALLQQQLNMLQAGNVPVTNLLGSRLTVPNASVVQGMSSVNIKAEPGERDSTSPNSHSSISPTSPYQVQRRLTPNRDDPRELDKDGTHKRPRLDGSIHAAYGLR
- the LOC136888563 gene encoding myocyte-specific enhancer factor 2A-like isoform X2: MGRKKIQISRIGDERNRQVTFTKRKFGLMKKAYELSILCDCEIALIIFNSSTKLFQYASTDMDKILLRYTEYNEPHESRTNADIVEAISKKENKALPSPDDTEKHFVLTPRTEEKYNKINQEFDQMMKKNLLHPQTSTSSDNFQTLPVSVPVSSNNISEDGYASQPGTTDSGVMMSSGMPVTSGGRITGEHMNGSYSRVNTPGITGNTQNMSDLVAAAGLNRSVTPGPIQRNDGSFVTASPGVTSSGRNSVSPHPQAVTPPPNRPPLKINIPSRTPSGQMHSNRHAMAVATSHDNQPLSTPVISLNSFPMQTPGDNQSLSTPILSMATPNLASAAPPSFASALPSGLPSEFPLENSEALAQKLAQFPGALSVIQQQALLQQQLNMLQAGNVPVTNLLGSRLTVPNASVVQGMSSVNIKAEPGERDSTSPNSHSSISPTSPYQVQRRLTPNRDDPRELDKDGTHKRPRLDGSIHAAYGLR